Proteins co-encoded in one Phenylobacterium soli genomic window:
- a CDS encoding 2-hydroxyacyl-CoA dehydratase subunit D — MAEPRTPQTFTSTREKNLSFARENSAYNKAWFEDLQRRAAAGEPIAFVNADVPTEIFKAMDIPVVVNQWWSSVIAAKQKSAQYLGALNALGYRQNLCKYCALGFAATLEPNPEEAPWGGLPTPSIVVSGNECNALQKIFELWARKFDIPFVLLETATIEAPDSADWTSRARRDWESVFGARAIDLLTDQYRELIATLEKLTGRTFDAERLRRINDLVNEQEEYYFKARELISATRPAPVNIADQMPATMIPQWHRGTEWARDRARLFYEELERKAAAGEAAAPNEQVRLMWIGTGLWYNLDFYAHFQERYGAVFVWSIYLSIAADAYATYGDDPLRALAGRMTKIARIMHTPPFNVAWYVAEAKKAGVDAIVSLGEGEGGEGCREVFGYTHLLRKGFEDAGIPYLSLGVDNVDARSWDEDAIRARVGDFIEAEVLAKRR; from the coding sequence ATGGCTGAGCCGCGGACCCCACAGACCTTCACCTCGACCCGCGAGAAGAACCTCTCCTTCGCGCGCGAGAACAGCGCCTACAACAAGGCCTGGTTCGAGGACCTCCAGCGGCGCGCCGCCGCCGGCGAGCCCATCGCCTTCGTCAACGCCGACGTGCCCACCGAGATCTTCAAGGCCATGGACATCCCCGTGGTCGTGAACCAGTGGTGGTCCTCGGTCATCGCCGCCAAGCAGAAGTCGGCCCAGTACCTCGGCGCGCTCAACGCCCTCGGCTATCGCCAGAACCTCTGCAAGTACTGCGCGCTCGGCTTCGCCGCGACCCTCGAGCCGAACCCCGAAGAGGCGCCCTGGGGCGGGCTGCCGACACCCTCGATCGTCGTCTCCGGCAACGAGTGCAACGCCCTGCAGAAGATCTTCGAGCTCTGGGCGCGCAAGTTCGACATCCCCTTCGTCCTGCTCGAGACCGCCACCATCGAGGCGCCCGACAGCGCCGACTGGACGAGCCGCGCGCGGCGCGACTGGGAAAGCGTCTTCGGCGCGCGGGCCATCGATCTCCTCACCGACCAGTACCGCGAGTTGATCGCCACGCTGGAGAAGCTGACCGGCCGCACCTTCGACGCGGAGCGGCTGCGGCGGATCAACGACCTCGTGAACGAGCAGGAGGAGTACTACTTCAAGGCCCGCGAGCTGATCTCGGCGACCCGCCCGGCGCCGGTGAACATCGCCGACCAGATGCCGGCCACAATGATCCCGCAGTGGCATCGCGGCACGGAGTGGGCGCGCGACCGCGCCCGCCTCTTCTACGAGGAGCTGGAGCGCAAGGCCGCCGCCGGCGAGGCCGCCGCGCCCAACGAGCAGGTGCGCCTGATGTGGATCGGCACCGGCCTCTGGTACAACCTCGACTTCTACGCCCACTTCCAGGAGCGCTACGGCGCGGTCTTCGTCTGGTCGATCTACCTGTCGATCGCGGCCGACGCCTACGCCACCTACGGCGATGATCCGCTGCGGGCCCTGGCCGGCCGGATGACGAAGATCGCCCGCATCATGCACACCCCGCCGTTCAACGTGGCCTGGTACGTGGCCGAGGCGAAGAAGGCCGGCGTCGATGCGATCGTCTCGCTCGGCGAGGGCGAAGGCGGCGAGGGCTGCCGCGAGGTGTTCGGCTACACCCACCTGCTGCGCAAGGGGTTCGAGGACGCCGGCATCCCCTACCTCAGCCTTGGCGTCGACAACGTCGATGCGCGCTCCTGGGACGAGGACGCCATCCGCGCCCGGGTCGGCGACTTCATCGAGGCCGAGGTGCTGGCGAAGCGCCGCTAG
- the pobA gene encoding 4-hydroxybenzoate 3-monooxygenase, whose translation MRSQVAIIGAGPSGLLLAHLLQQAGVDAVVLEHRDREYVEGRVRAGVLEQIAVDLMDRIGLGARMHREGLVHEGTNIAHEGEMFRIDMKALTGGSTVMVYGQQEVMKDLFDAAEDRQLKIVFGAEDVQLHDVTGPPYVTWRSGGEAHRLDCDFIAGCDGYHGVSRGSIPEDVLRHYERVYPFGWLGVLAEVPPAAHELIYCNHERGFALASMRSQTRSRYYIQCRLDDRIEDWSDERFWDELCVRLGDKAAAGVVRGPSFEKSIAPLRSFVAEPMRYGKLFLAGDAAHIVPPTGAKGLNLAVSDVIFLSEAIEEFYRERSTAGIDHYSARALARVWKAERFSWWFTGLTHRFPDTGAIERRLQVAELDYIRESKAAQTVLAENYVGLPI comes from the coding sequence GTGCGGAGCCAGGTCGCGATCATCGGCGCGGGGCCATCGGGCCTGTTGCTGGCCCATCTGCTGCAGCAGGCGGGCGTGGATGCGGTGGTGCTGGAGCATCGCGACCGGGAGTACGTGGAAGGCCGCGTGCGGGCCGGCGTGCTGGAGCAGATCGCCGTCGACCTGATGGATCGCATCGGCCTGGGCGCGCGCATGCACCGCGAGGGGCTGGTGCACGAGGGCACCAACATCGCCCACGAGGGCGAGATGTTCCGCATCGACATGAAGGCGCTGACCGGCGGCTCGACGGTCATGGTCTATGGCCAGCAGGAGGTGATGAAGGACCTCTTCGACGCGGCCGAGGACCGGCAGCTGAAGATCGTCTTCGGCGCCGAGGACGTGCAACTGCACGACGTCACCGGCCCGCCCTATGTGACCTGGCGCTCGGGCGGCGAGGCGCATCGGCTGGACTGCGATTTCATCGCCGGCTGCGACGGCTACCACGGCGTCTCGCGCGGCAGCATCCCGGAGGATGTGCTGCGCCACTATGAGCGGGTGTATCCGTTCGGCTGGCTGGGCGTGCTCGCCGAGGTGCCGCCGGCCGCTCACGAGCTGATCTACTGCAACCACGAGCGCGGCTTTGCGCTCGCCAGCATGCGGTCGCAGACCCGCAGCCGCTACTACATCCAGTGCCGCCTCGACGACCGGATCGAGGACTGGAGCGACGAGCGATTCTGGGACGAGCTGTGCGTGCGGCTCGGCGACAAGGCCGCCGCCGGCGTGGTGCGCGGCCCCTCGTTCGAGAAGAGCATCGCGCCGCTGCGCTCGTTCGTGGCCGAGCCGATGCGCTACGGGAAACTGTTCCTGGCCGGCGACGCCGCCCACATCGTGCCGCCGACCGGGGCCAAGGGCCTGAACCTCGCCGTCTCCGACGTGATCTTCCTCTCCGAGGCGATCGAGGAGTTCTACCGCGAGCGCTCAACGGCCGGGATCGACCACTATTCGGCGCGGGCCCTGGCGCGGGTCTGGAAGGCCGAACGGTTCTCCTGGTGGTTCACCGGCCTGACTCACCGGTTCCCGGACACCGGGGCGATCGAGCGCCGCCTGCAGGTGGCCGAGCTCGACTACATCCGCGAGTCCAAGGCGGCGCAGACGGTGCTCGCCGAGAACTACGTCGGTCTTCCGATCTAG
- a CDS encoding aldehyde dehydrogenase, with translation MDVQMLIEGKAAPAEGARTFERKNPVTGDLATRAAAATEKDAIAAADAAARAFPAWSALGPNARREFLSKAADALAARSEDLVAAMKEEIGATEGWARFNIMLAVGMIREAASLTTQVAGEVIPSDKPGCMALAVRQAAGVVLGIAPWNAPVILGVRAVATPLACGNTVVLKASETCPRTHLLIGQAFQDAGLPPGVVNVVTNAPSDAGAVVGALIDHPAVKRINFTGSTRVGKVIAERAARQLKPVLLELGGKAPLIVLDDADLDEAVKAAAFGAFMNQGQICMSTERIIVLEAVADEFVKRFAAKAATLKAGDPREGTTPLGAVVDQASAAHVKALIDDAVAKGAICAAGGEGEGVLLSAAVLDGVKPQMRIYGEESFGPVVGVLRVKDEAEAIRVANDTEYGLSAAVFTKDIARGLRVAQQIQSGMCHINGPTVHDEAQMPFGGVKGSGYGRFGGKAGIAEFTDLRWITIETQPGHFPI, from the coding sequence ATGGACGTGCAGATGCTGATCGAAGGAAAGGCCGCGCCCGCGGAAGGCGCGCGGACCTTCGAACGTAAGAATCCGGTGACCGGCGACCTGGCGACCCGCGCCGCCGCCGCCACGGAGAAGGACGCAATCGCCGCGGCCGACGCCGCCGCCCGCGCCTTCCCGGCCTGGTCGGCGCTCGGCCCCAACGCCCGGCGCGAATTCCTGTCCAAGGCCGCCGACGCCCTGGCCGCGCGCAGCGAAGACCTGGTCGCCGCCATGAAGGAAGAGATCGGGGCCACCGAGGGTTGGGCCCGGTTCAACATCATGCTGGCGGTGGGCATGATCCGCGAGGCCGCCTCCCTCACGACCCAGGTGGCCGGCGAGGTCATCCCCTCCGACAAGCCGGGCTGCATGGCCCTGGCCGTGCGCCAGGCCGCCGGCGTGGTGCTGGGCATCGCCCCCTGGAACGCGCCGGTGATCCTCGGCGTCCGCGCCGTCGCCACCCCGCTCGCGTGCGGCAACACCGTGGTGCTGAAGGCCTCCGAGACCTGCCCGCGCACCCACCTCCTGATCGGCCAGGCGTTCCAGGACGCCGGCCTGCCGCCGGGCGTCGTCAACGTCGTCACCAACGCCCCGTCCGACGCCGGCGCGGTGGTCGGCGCCCTGATCGACCATCCGGCGGTGAAGCGCATCAACTTCACCGGCTCCACCCGGGTGGGCAAGGTGATCGCCGAGCGCGCCGCCCGCCAGCTCAAGCCGGTGCTGCTCGAACTCGGCGGCAAGGCGCCGCTGATCGTGCTCGACGACGCCGACCTCGACGAGGCGGTGAAGGCCGCCGCCTTCGGCGCGTTCATGAACCAGGGCCAGATCTGCATGTCGACCGAGCGGATCATCGTGCTCGAGGCGGTGGCCGACGAGTTCGTGAAGCGCTTCGCCGCCAAGGCCGCGACGCTCAAGGCCGGCGATCCGCGCGAGGGGACCACCCCGCTCGGGGCCGTGGTCGACCAGGCCTCCGCCGCCCACGTGAAGGCGCTGATCGACGACGCCGTGGCCAAGGGCGCGATCTGCGCGGCCGGCGGCGAGGGCGAAGGCGTGCTGCTCTCCGCCGCCGTGCTCGACGGCGTGAAGCCGCAGATGCGCATCTACGGCGAGGAGTCCTTCGGCCCGGTCGTCGGCGTGCTGCGCGTCAAGGACGAGGCCGAGGCGATCCGCGTCGCCAACGACACCGAGTACGGCCTCTCTGCGGCGGTCTTCACCAAGGACATCGCCCGCGGCCTGCGCGTCGCCCAGCAGATCCAGTCGGGCATGTGCCACATCAACGGCCCGACCGTTCACGACGAGGCCCAGATGCCGTTCGGCGGGGTCAAGGGCTCCGGCTACGGCCGCTTCGGCGGCAAGGCCGGCATCGCCGAGTTCACCGACCTGCGCTGGATCACCATCGAGACCCAGCCGGGCCACTTCCCGATCTGA
- a CDS encoding p-hydroxycinnamoyl CoA hydratase/lyase has translation MDQQTTSASDDVYKIEYDNGVAWLSLNRPDKRNCMNPTLNARMHDALDEVEADDRCGVVVLTGEGSAFSAGMDLKEYFRETEAKGPLAVRRAQRDSYGWWRRLRWLEKPTIAMVNGWCFGGAFAPLYACDLAVAADEAQFGLSEINWGILPGGGATKIVEQLMTQRQAMYYILTGEMMGGKKAAELGLVNESVPLAELKTRVRQIADVLLEKNPVTVKAAKDAFKRVIDMTYDNAEDYLVVRQEAANFLDKTEGRKEGIRQFIDEKSYKPGLSSYRR, from the coding sequence ATGGACCAACAGACCACCAGCGCGTCCGACGACGTGTACAAGATCGAGTATGACAACGGCGTCGCCTGGCTGTCGTTGAACCGCCCCGACAAGCGCAACTGCATGAACCCGACCCTCAACGCGCGCATGCACGACGCGCTGGACGAGGTCGAGGCCGACGACCGCTGCGGCGTGGTGGTGCTGACCGGGGAAGGCTCGGCCTTCTCCGCCGGCATGGACCTGAAGGAGTACTTCCGCGAGACCGAGGCCAAGGGCCCGCTCGCCGTTCGCCGCGCCCAGCGCGACTCCTACGGCTGGTGGCGGCGCCTGCGCTGGCTGGAGAAGCCGACCATCGCCATGGTCAACGGCTGGTGCTTCGGCGGCGCCTTCGCGCCGCTCTACGCCTGCGACCTCGCGGTGGCCGCGGACGAGGCCCAGTTCGGCCTCTCCGAGATCAACTGGGGCATCCTGCCGGGCGGCGGCGCGACCAAGATCGTCGAGCAGCTGATGACCCAGCGCCAGGCGATGTACTACATCCTCACCGGCGAGATGATGGGCGGCAAGAAGGCCGCCGAGCTCGGCCTCGTCAACGAGTCCGTGCCGCTCGCCGAGCTGAAGACCCGCGTGCGCCAGATCGCCGACGTCCTGCTGGAGAAGAACCCGGTGACCGTGAAGGCCGCCAAGGACGCCTTCAAGCGGGTCATCGACATGACCTACGACAACGCCGAGGACTATCTGGTGGTCCGCCAGGAGGCGGCGAACTTCCTCGACAAGACGGAAGGCCGCAAGGAAGGCATCCGCCAGTTCATCGACGAGAAGAGCTACAAGCCCGGCCTGTCCTCCTACCGCCGGTGA
- a CDS encoding MFS transporter: MSGDSRGHAKAGLIVALCFVVAALEGYDIQAFGVAAPKLAPALGLAAAQQGWAASAAMIGLVIGALFGGAAADRVGRKPVLIVSVLLFGAFSVVTGLVASYPMLMAVRIATGLGLGGAMPNLIAIATEISPPNRRAATVTTMFCGMPAGGAVVALMARTFGPALGWREIFVIGGVLPLLIVPAVALLLEETRPAQEEGVRPSALPALFGAPRRAAATLLLWTVFMLTLVVLYLMLNWLPTLVVAKGLTPADGAAASLSFNLTSIVGALLLGVIADRFGFRWPLLVTYVALGVAMEGLSNASGVGPILILSGLAGFLVIGAQYALYALAPVYYGPQVRAAGAGAAVGVGRLGSIAGPLIAGQLRASGATADQVLAAMLPVVVVAGAAAFLLTFVGQAHED; the protein is encoded by the coding sequence ATGTCGGGGGACTCTCGCGGCCACGCCAAGGCGGGCCTCATCGTAGCCTTGTGCTTCGTCGTCGCGGCCCTCGAGGGTTACGACATCCAGGCGTTCGGCGTGGCGGCGCCGAAGCTCGCGCCGGCGCTCGGCCTGGCCGCGGCCCAGCAGGGATGGGCGGCCAGCGCGGCGATGATCGGCCTTGTCATCGGGGCCCTGTTCGGCGGCGCGGCGGCCGACCGCGTCGGCCGCAAGCCGGTGCTGATCGTCTCGGTCCTGTTGTTTGGCGCCTTCTCGGTCGTGACCGGCCTCGTCGCCAGCTATCCGATGCTGATGGCTGTGCGGATCGCCACGGGCCTCGGCCTCGGCGGCGCCATGCCCAACCTCATCGCCATCGCCACCGAGATCAGCCCGCCCAATCGCCGGGCGGCGACGGTGACCACCATGTTCTGCGGCATGCCGGCCGGCGGGGCGGTGGTCGCCCTGATGGCGCGGACCTTCGGACCGGCGCTCGGCTGGCGCGAGATCTTCGTGATCGGCGGCGTCCTGCCGCTGCTGATCGTGCCGGCGGTCGCCCTGCTGCTCGAAGAGACGCGGCCTGCCCAGGAAGAGGGCGTCCGTCCCAGCGCGCTGCCGGCCCTGTTCGGCGCGCCTCGACGGGCGGCGGCCACCTTGCTGCTGTGGACCGTCTTCATGCTGACGCTGGTGGTGCTCTACCTCATGCTGAACTGGCTGCCGACGCTGGTGGTCGCCAAGGGCCTGACGCCGGCCGACGGGGCGGCCGCGTCGCTGTCGTTCAACCTGACCAGCATCGTCGGCGCCCTGCTGCTGGGCGTGATCGCCGACCGCTTCGGGTTCCGCTGGCCGCTGCTCGTCACCTATGTGGCGCTGGGCGTTGCCATGGAGGGGCTGTCGAACGCCAGCGGCGTCGGGCCGATCCTCATCCTGTCGGGTCTCGCCGGCTTCCTGGTGATCGGCGCCCAGTACGCGCTCTACGCCCTCGCCCCGGTCTACTACGGCCCGCAGGTGCGCGCGGCGGGCGCCGGCGCGGCGGTGGGCGTCGGCCGGCTCGGCTCGATCGCCGGGCCGCTGATCGCCGGCCAGTTGCGGGCCTCGGGCGCCACGGCGGACCAGGTGCTGGCGGCAATGCTGCCGGTAGTGGTGGTGGCCGGCGCGGCGGCCTTCCTGCTGACCTTCGTCGGCCAGGCGCACGAGGACTGA
- a CDS encoding AMP-binding protein, with amino-acid sequence MEEADSLGWLRRDVVERQAGIRPADLALHEIATGRRWTYAELEADIRRAAAWLRGLKLESGARVALLARNGSAHAILFYACARAGAIFQPLNWRLSGPELAVLLEDAQPQVLIHAAEFEDQARTAMAAGQPRHVLETDAFAGAIAGCAPAPCPDIDVTAPMMLLYTSGTTGRPKGVIVTPKSAFFGATNFTFVGELTAGHAQLCDVPLFHVVGLLAILHASLLAGAAVHLNDRFSPDATLAALNDPALRISHYFCVPQMAQALTDHPLFAAADLAGLKLFTGGAPMPAGLTLALLDKQIRASNGYGMSENGTVLGVPLDLDTARRKVGSAGLAAPAIEVRLVGADGRDVAEGETGEIWLRGPSITPGYWGQPEANAKAFSDGWFRTGDAARRDSDGFYFIVDRWKDMYITGGENVYPAEVENVLLQIEGVAEAAVFGVDDPRWGETGCAYLVLRPGAELDTARVLAWCDERLARYKRPQHVRIVPSLPRTASGKLQKDVLRRAFEAPKTPA; translated from the coding sequence ATGGAAGAGGCTGACAGCCTGGGCTGGCTGAGGCGCGACGTGGTCGAGCGCCAGGCGGGGATCCGTCCCGCCGACCTCGCTCTGCACGAAATCGCCACCGGCCGCCGCTGGACCTATGCCGAGCTGGAGGCCGACATCCGCCGCGCCGCCGCCTGGCTGCGCGGCCTGAAGCTGGAGAGCGGCGCGCGGGTGGCGCTCCTGGCGCGCAACGGCTCGGCCCACGCCATCCTGTTCTACGCCTGCGCCCGGGCCGGGGCGATCTTTCAGCCGCTCAACTGGCGCCTCTCAGGTCCCGAGCTCGCCGTCCTGCTCGAAGACGCCCAGCCGCAGGTGCTGATCCACGCCGCCGAATTCGAGGACCAGGCCCGCACAGCGATGGCCGCCGGCCAGCCGCGGCATGTCCTCGAGACCGACGCCTTCGCCGGAGCGATCGCCGGCTGCGCGCCCGCGCCCTGCCCCGACATCGACGTCACCGCGCCGATGATGCTGCTCTACACCTCCGGCACCACGGGCCGGCCGAAGGGTGTGATCGTGACGCCGAAGAGCGCCTTCTTCGGCGCGACCAACTTCACCTTCGTCGGCGAGCTGACCGCCGGGCACGCCCAGCTCTGCGACGTGCCCCTGTTCCACGTCGTCGGCCTGCTCGCCATCCTCCACGCCAGCCTGCTGGCCGGCGCCGCCGTCCACCTCAACGATCGCTTCAGCCCGGACGCGACCCTCGCCGCCCTCAACGATCCGGCGCTGCGCATCAGCCACTATTTCTGCGTGCCGCAGATGGCCCAGGCGCTCACCGACCATCCGCTGTTCGCCGCCGCCGACCTCGCCGGACTGAAGCTCTTCACCGGCGGCGCGCCGATGCCGGCGGGCCTGACCCTGGCCCTTCTCGACAAGCAGATCCGCGCCTCGAACGGCTACGGTATGAGCGAGAACGGCACGGTGCTCGGGGTGCCCCTCGACCTCGACACCGCCCGCCGCAAGGTCGGCTCGGCCGGCCTCGCCGCCCCGGCGATCGAGGTGCGCCTGGTGGGCGCCGACGGCCGCGACGTGGCGGAGGGCGAAACCGGCGAGATCTGGCTGCGCGGCCCGAGCATCACCCCCGGCTACTGGGGCCAGCCCGAGGCGAACGCCAAGGCCTTCTCGGATGGCTGGTTCCGCACCGGCGACGCCGCCCGCCGCGACAGCGACGGCTTCTACTTCATCGTCGACCGCTGGAAGGACATGTACATCACCGGCGGCGAGAACGTTTACCCGGCCGAGGTCGAGAACGTGCTGCTGCAGATCGAGGGCGTTGCGGAGGCTGCGGTGTTCGGCGTCGACGATCCGCGCTGGGGGGAGACCGGCTGCGCCTACCTCGTGCTGCGCCCGGGCGCCGAGCTCGACACCGCGCGGGTCCTCGCCTGGTGCGACGAACGCCTCGCCCGCTACAAGCGGCCCCAGCACGTGCGCATCGTGCCGAGCCTGCCGCGCACGGCCTCGGGCAAGCTGCAGAAGGATGTGCTGCGGCGCGCGTTCGAGGCGCCGAAAACGCCCGCTTAG
- a CDS encoding MarR family winged helix-turn-helix transcriptional regulator yields MSNTDTLPSGAAASTGRSLDLGDLRTLLGFHLRMAHVAMYRDFTASLAELDLTQKQCATLELIDTNRGVSQVDLANTLGTDRATMMAMIDRLENRDLVERRRSQEDRRRQELYLTDKGDDVLKKAKAAIAAHEKRFTSRFSDAELKALVKALRRINEPA; encoded by the coding sequence ATGTCGAACACGGACACCCTTCCCAGCGGCGCGGCCGCCAGCACCGGCCGCTCGCTCGACCTCGGCGATCTCCGCACGCTCCTCGGCTTCCACCTGCGCATGGCGCATGTGGCGATGTACCGGGACTTCACCGCCAGCCTGGCCGAGCTCGACCTGACCCAGAAGCAGTGTGCGACGCTCGAGCTGATCGACACCAACAGGGGCGTCTCGCAGGTGGACCTGGCCAACACCCTGGGCACCGACCGGGCCACGATGATGGCCATGATCGACCGGCTGGAGAACCGCGACCTCGTCGAGCGTCGCCGCTCGCAGGAAGACCGCCGCCGCCAGGAGCTCTACCTGACGGACAAGGGCGACGACGTCCTGAAGAAGGCCAAGGCCGCAATCGCGGCGCACGAGAAGCGGTTCACCTCGCGCTTCTCCGACGCCGAGCTGAAGGCCCTGGTGAAGGCCCTGCGCCGGATCAACGAGCCCGCCTAA
- a CDS encoding CaiB/BaiF CoA transferase family protein, which yields MGNQRPLTGIRVVDLTHVMAGPFCTHVLGMLGAEVIKVERRGEGDVFRHYDRRPEFREMAPSFQAINVGKRSIALDLKRPEAIEVVKDLVRDADVLVENYRPGVLAKLGLGYEALAAAKPSLIYCSLSGFGQAGPLRDNPAYDHIIQAVCGVMSLTGDPDGPPFKVGFPMVDTFTGYAGALACVSAVLQQARFGGPGQRIDLSMLDASLLLMISMVGPYLIAGDVPQRVGNRGFNASPTAATFACADGPLLVGANTQKQFENLCRALGAPQLAADPRFADPDTRIDNAAPLLAALRPLFAARSAEEWEQVLNAADVPAGAVRTVPQITDHPHVAQRGLSAAFDLPGTDRTAATLNLGFALGRPEGDRVPPPPRLGEHTETILAELGYSADRIAGLRDAGAI from the coding sequence GTGGGCAATCAGCGGCCTCTGACGGGCATAAGGGTGGTCGACCTGACCCACGTGATGGCGGGTCCGTTCTGCACCCATGTGCTGGGTATGCTGGGCGCCGAGGTGATCAAGGTGGAGCGCCGCGGCGAGGGTGACGTCTTCCGCCACTACGACCGCCGGCCCGAGTTCCGCGAGATGGCTCCCTCGTTCCAGGCGATCAACGTCGGCAAGCGGTCCATCGCCCTCGACCTGAAGCGTCCGGAGGCCATCGAGGTGGTCAAGGACCTCGTCCGCGACGCCGACGTCCTCGTCGAGAACTACCGTCCCGGCGTACTCGCCAAGCTCGGCCTCGGCTACGAGGCCCTGGCGGCGGCGAAGCCCAGCCTCATCTACTGCTCGCTCTCCGGCTTCGGCCAGGCCGGGCCGCTGCGCGACAACCCGGCCTACGACCACATCATCCAGGCGGTCTGCGGGGTCATGTCCCTGACCGGCGATCCGGACGGCCCGCCCTTCAAGGTCGGCTTCCCGATGGTCGACACCTTCACCGGCTATGCCGGGGCGCTCGCCTGCGTCTCGGCGGTCCTGCAGCAGGCCCGCTTCGGGGGCCCCGGCCAGCGCATCGACCTTTCCATGCTCGACGCCTCCCTGCTGCTGATGATTTCGATGGTCGGGCCCTATCTGATCGCCGGCGACGTGCCGCAGCGGGTCGGCAACCGCGGCTTCAACGCCAGTCCCACGGCCGCCACCTTCGCCTGCGCCGACGGGCCGCTGCTGGTCGGGGCCAACACCCAGAAGCAGTTCGAGAACCTCTGCCGCGCCCTCGGCGCGCCGCAGCTCGCGGCCGACCCGCGCTTCGCCGATCCCGACACCCGCATCGACAATGCCGCCCCCCTGCTCGCCGCGCTGCGGCCGCTGTTCGCGGCGAGGTCGGCGGAGGAATGGGAACAGGTGCTCAACGCCGCCGACGTGCCGGCCGGGGCGGTCCGCACCGTGCCCCAGATCACCGACCACCCCCACGTCGCGCAGCGCGGGCTCTCGGCCGCCTTCGACCTGCCGGGGACCGACCGCACCGCCGCCACGCTCAATCTGGGGTTCGCCCTGGGCCGTCCGGAAGGCGACCGCGTGCCACCGCCCCCGCGGCTCGGAGAGCACACCGAGACGATCCTCGCCGAGCTCGGCTATTCCGCCGACCGGATCGCCGGCCTGAGAGACGCCGGCGCGATCTGA
- a CDS encoding MarR family winged helix-turn-helix transcriptional regulator, which produces MAKADGPAQEPDPDTGEIDLGVLKDVIGFRIRRIQNHLSRAFAERIDRKDVRPGVFSALALISANPGLSQTALSREVGFDKATVVAMLDSLERLGWAERRRSKHDRRRSALHITADGKKALKGLRATAVANEAAIHAALTEDEQARLFELLDKVYAVCFADPE; this is translated from the coding sequence ATGGCCAAGGCCGACGGCCCGGCGCAGGAGCCGGATCCCGACACGGGCGAGATCGACCTGGGCGTCCTGAAGGACGTCATCGGTTTCCGCATCCGGCGCATCCAGAACCATCTGTCGCGCGCGTTCGCCGAGCGGATCGACCGCAAAGACGTGCGGCCCGGCGTGTTCAGCGCCCTGGCGCTGATCTCGGCCAACCCGGGCCTGTCGCAGACGGCGCTGTCGCGGGAGGTGGGCTTCGACAAGGCGACGGTGGTGGCCATGCTCGACAGCCTCGAGCGGCTGGGCTGGGCCGAGCGGCGGCGATCCAAGCACGACCGGCGGCGCAGCGCCCTGCACATCACCGCGGACGGCAAGAAGGCGCTCAAGGGGCTGCGGGCGACGGCCGTTGCCAACGAGGCGGCGATCCACGCCGCTCTGACCGAGGACGAGCAGGCGCGCCTCTTCGAACTCCTCGACAAGGTCTACGCGGTCTGTTTCGCAGACCCGGAGTGA
- a CDS encoding aromatic ring-hydroxylating dioxygenase subunit alpha, with translation MFIRNRWYVAAWDKEVGRKPLARTICGEQVVLYRRADATAVALHDACPHRLLPLSMGAVEGDGIRCSYHGLLVGDDGRCLEMPGHEPGAQKLSARAYPVVERYRFVWVWIGEPALADPAKVPDLWFCEDPAWTFDGDRYHVACDYRLLVDNLMDLSHETFVHPSSIGQKEIVESPIETRLEGEQVVVERWMRGIDAPPFWRTFLKRPDPVDRWQICHFSLPANVMIEVGVAVAGTGAPEGDRSQGVQGVVVNCMTPETEDACWYYWGMARAFDIGDLGLSERMKASQAQVFAEDTVVLEAQQESIRRNPGARLITLGIDAGGAHARRLIEAAVQASR, from the coding sequence ATGTTCATCCGCAATCGCTGGTACGTCGCGGCCTGGGACAAGGAGGTCGGCCGAAAGCCGCTCGCCCGGACGATCTGCGGCGAACAGGTGGTGCTCTACCGGCGGGCCGACGCCACGGCGGTCGCCCTGCACGACGCCTGCCCGCACCGCCTGCTGCCGCTCTCGATGGGCGCGGTGGAAGGCGATGGGATCCGCTGCAGCTATCACGGCCTGCTGGTCGGCGATGACGGACGGTGCCTGGAGATGCCGGGTCACGAGCCGGGCGCCCAGAAGCTGTCGGCCCGGGCCTATCCGGTGGTCGAGCGCTACCGCTTCGTCTGGGTGTGGATCGGGGAACCGGCCCTGGCGGACCCCGCCAAGGTTCCCGACCTGTGGTTCTGTGAGGATCCGGCCTGGACCTTCGACGGCGACCGCTACCACGTGGCCTGCGACTACCGGCTGCTTGTCGACAACCTGATGGACCTCAGCCACGAGACCTTCGTCCACCCCTCGTCGATCGGCCAGAAGGAGATCGTCGAGTCGCCGATCGAGACGCGGCTGGAGGGCGAGCAGGTGGTGGTCGAGCGCTGGATGCGCGGCATCGACGCGCCACCCTTCTGGCGCACCTTCCTGAAGCGGCCGGACCCCGTCGACCGCTGGCAGATCTGCCACTTCAGCCTGCCGGCCAACGTGATGATCGAGGTCGGGGTGGCGGTGGCGGGGACCGGCGCGCCGGAGGGCGACCGCTCGCAGGGCGTTCAGGGCGTGGTGGTTAACTGCATGACGCCGGAGACCGAGGACGCCTGCTGGTACTACTGGGGCATGGCCCGCGCCTTCGACATCGGCGACCTCGGTCTCAGCGAACGGATGAAGGCCAGCCAGGCCCAGGTGTTCGCCGAGGACACGGTGGTGCTGGAGGCCCAGCAGGAGTCGATCCGCCGCAATCCGGGGGCGCGCCTCATCACCCTGGGTATCGACGCCGGCGGCGCGCACGCGCGGCGGCTGATCGAGGCTGCGGTGCAGGCTTCGAGGTGA